The Chitinophaga caeni genome segment TGGCTAGAGTTTGTCAGGTGACAGGAAAGAAGCCGACCACAGGTCACCATGTTTCTTTCTCCAATATTAAGACAAGGAGAAGATTTCTGCCTAACTTGCAGAAGAAACGTTTCTTTTTGGCAGAAGAAGATCGTTGGATTACATTGAAAGTATCATCTGATGCGATCAGGACGATCAACAAAAGAGGTTTGTACGCTGTAGTAAAAGATTTACGTGCGGCTGGTCAAACGATCTAATTTTTATCAAGCAATTTAATTGATACATAACAATGGCAAAAAAAGGTAATAGGGTACAAGTAATTTTGGAGTGTACAGAACATAAAACTTCTGGTCAACCAGGTACTTCTCGTTATATCACAACTAAAAACAAGAAGAACACTCCGGAACGTATCGAATTGAAAAAGTACAATCCTATTTTAAGGAAAGTAACTGTTCACAAAGAAATTAAGTAAGCGGGTTAAAGGTCTCGAAGAAATGTTGGAATCGGCCAACAATACATTCAGCATTAACTCAAATGATCACCATTAATTTTTAATGAAATGGCAAAAGCAGCTTCCAAAAACTCAAAACTGAAAGACTCGAAAGCAGCAGCTGACGCGAAGGTATGGACTAAAGTAATTAAAGCTGTACGTTCACCAAAATCAGGTGCGTATACCTTTAAAGAGTCTATTATCCACAAGGATAAAGTGCAGGAGTTCATGAAAGAAAAGTAATTCGGCTTTACTAATCATACTGCATAAAAGCTGTTCGCCTGTGGTGAACGGCTTTTTGTTTTACCTAGAAGCTTCAAAGGCTATTGATGGAATTCGCCCCCGTGGCGATTTTTTTATTCATTACATTTTTATTCACTAATTTAGACGCTCATTTGGCCTGAACCTCTTGGACTTAGGCTTAAATTCGACTGTATGAGTTTCTTTAATAAGTTGTTTTCCCGGGAAAAGAAAGAAAGCCTGGATCAAGGGTTGCAAAAAACCAAGGAAAGTTTCCTCTCCAAAATTAGCAGGGCCGTGGCCGGTAAGTCTACCGTAGATACCGAAGTGCTCGATAATTTGGAAGAAGCCCTCGTGAGCGCAGACGTTGGAATCGATACCACCATCAAG includes the following:
- the rpmB gene encoding 50S ribosomal protein L28; this translates as MARVCQVTGKKPTTGHHVSFSNIKTRRRFLPNLQKKRFFLAEEDRWITLKVSSDAIRTINKRGLYAVVKDLRAAGQTI
- the rpmG gene encoding 50S ribosomal protein L33, whose translation is MAKKGNRVQVILECTEHKTSGQPGTSRYITTKNKKNTPERIELKKYNPILRKVTVHKEIK
- a CDS encoding DUF4295 family protein; protein product: MAKAASKNSKLKDSKAAADAKVWTKVIKAVRSPKSGAYTFKESIIHKDKVQEFMKEK